A genomic stretch from Caldicellulosiruptoraceae bacterium PP1 includes:
- the rho gene encoding transcription termination factor Rho: MSSGLDDFLKNKTIVELREIAKNLGIPKYSLLKKNELIDIIRNSINSNGNGSDEVIQTIEKKEKGKRGRKRKQENEGIEQIQMDNIVSNDDEDIVSNMKFDEKEIGKEEMKIENKNVAEEKNTEINLSDEKEEILNIDKNIKDNIINNHENDIKEIDKDKNDIKDQLKLISLTPEFKELEGKVEVGGIGEGVLEIIYEAGGGGGYGFLRDDTFTPGSKDIYVSPSQIRKFNLKTGDKIKGPIRIPKENEKFAGLLLVQSVNDMKPEEITKRVPFDELTPIFPNKRIVLENKNKSDDLAVRLIDLIAPIGRGQRGLIVAPPKAGKTILLKKIAASILNNYSDLHLIVLLIDERPEEVTDMQDSINAEIHYSTFDETPDHHIKVAEMTLERAMRLVECKKDVVILLDSLTRLARAYNLVEPPSGRTLSGGLDPNALHKPKKFFGAARNLREGGSLTILATALIETGSRMDDVIFEEFKGTGNMELHLDRKLSEKRIFPAIDINKSGTRREELLLSEQEKVAVDTIRRFLGNLGTAEVTERLISRLAKTNSNNDLVQEVSKSLSI, from the coding sequence GTGTCAAGTGGCTTAGATGATTTTTTAAAAAATAAAACTATTGTTGAATTAAGAGAAATAGCAAAAAATTTAGGTATTCCTAAGTATTCACTATTAAAAAAGAATGAATTAATAGATATTATAAGAAATAGCATTAATAGTAATGGTAATGGTTCTGATGAAGTAATTCAAACGATTGAGAAAAAAGAAAAAGGCAAAAGAGGTAGGAAAAGAAAACAAGAAAATGAAGGAATTGAACAAATTCAAATGGATAATATTGTTAGCAATGATGATGAAGATATTGTTTCAAATATGAAATTTGATGAAAAAGAGATTGGAAAAGAAGAAATGAAAATTGAAAATAAAAATGTTGCTGAAGAAAAGAATACTGAAATTAATTTATCAGATGAAAAAGAAGAAATACTTAATATTGATAAAAATATCAAAGATAATATTATAAATAATCATGAAAACGATATAAAAGAAATAGATAAAGATAAAAATGATATAAAAGATCAATTAAAACTTATAAGTTTAACTCCAGAATTCAAAGAACTTGAAGGTAAGGTTGAGGTTGGAGGAATAGGAGAAGGTGTATTAGAGATAATTTATGAGGCAGGTGGAGGAGGAGGTTACGGATTTCTAAGAGATGATACTTTTACTCCAGGATCCAAAGATATTTATGTTTCTCCTTCTCAAATCAGAAAGTTTAATTTAAAAACAGGTGATAAAATAAAAGGACCAATTAGAATTCCAAAAGAGAACGAAAAATTTGCTGGTCTTCTATTAGTTCAATCTGTCAACGATATGAAACCCGAGGAGATTACAAAAAGAGTTCCTTTCGATGAATTAACGCCTATATTCCCTAATAAAAGAATTGTTCTTGAAAATAAAAATAAATCTGATGATTTAGCAGTGAGATTAATTGACCTTATTGCACCAATTGGAAGAGGCCAAAGAGGTTTAATAGTTGCTCCTCCAAAAGCTGGTAAAACAATACTATTGAAGAAAATTGCGGCAAGTATACTAAATAATTATTCTGATTTGCATTTAATTGTCTTACTTATTGATGAAAGGCCTGAAGAGGTTACCGATATGCAGGATAGTATTAATGCAGAAATTCATTATTCTACATTTGATGAAACACCTGATCATCATATAAAGGTTGCAGAAATGACACTTGAAAGAGCTATGAGATTAGTTGAATGCAAGAAAGATGTTGTAATTTTACTAGATAGTTTAACTAGGCTTGCAAGAGCATATAACTTGGTAGAACCTCCATCCGGACGAACATTATCAGGTGGATTAGATCCTAATGCACTTCATAAACCAAAAAAATTCTTCGGTGCTGCAAGAAACCTTAGAGAAGGCGGAAGTCTTACAATATTAGCAACTGCTCTTATTGAAACAGGATCAAGAATGGATGATGTTATTTTCGAAGAATTCAAAGGTACTGGTAATATGGAATTGCATCTTGATAGGAAATTATCCGAAAAGAGAATTTTTCCTGCTATTGATATAAATAAATCAGGAACCCGAAGAGAAGAACTTTTATTGTCAGAACAAGAAAAAGTTGCTGTTGATACAATTAGAAGATTCCTTGGAAATCTAGGAACGGCAGAGGTAACTGAAAGATTAATTAGCAGACTAGCTAAAACAAATAGTAATAATGATCTTGTTCAAGAAGTAAGTAAATCTTTATCAATTTAA
- a CDS encoding secondary thiamine-phosphate synthase enzyme YjbQ codes for MFKEFEIRTKERTDFIEITNKIKEIVRQSAIKNGIVTIFIPHTTAGVTINEHADPDVIDDLKEYFEKLVPKNNAFKHSEGNSDAHIKASIIGSSVQVLLNQGELCLGTWQGIFFCEFDGPRKRKVYMMIKG; via the coding sequence TTGTTTAAAGAGTTTGAAATAAGGACAAAAGAAAGAACAGATTTTATTGAAATTACTAATAAGATAAAAGAAATTGTAAGACAAAGTGCAATCAAAAATGGTATTGTAACAATTTTTATTCCTCATACAACAGCAGGTGTTACTATAAATGAACATGCTGATCCAGATGTTATTGATGATCTGAAAGAGTATTTTGAAAAATTAGTTCCTAAAAATAATGCTTTTAAGCATTCAGAAGGTAATTCAGATGCACATATAAAAGCAAGTATTATTGGTTCATCTGTTCAGGTTTTATTAAATCAAGGTGAGTTATGTCTGGGAACATGGCAAGGTATATTCTTTTGTGAATTTGACGGACCACGCAAAAGAAAAGTATACATGATGATAAAAGGATAA
- a CDS encoding nitroreductase family protein, translated as MDTINILKQRKSIRKYKPNQKIDKKDLELIIDAARYAPTANNTQGWAFVVVTDENLRKQMAEYARWGRFIKDASACVAVLYKKDSQYIIEDGSAASAYICVAAKALNLGTCWVASYKKEHSEKVKDLLNVPDNYELFSLIAIGVPDEDPSREKKPLNEILHWEKF; from the coding sequence ATGGATACCATAAATATTTTGAAACAAAGAAAAAGTATTAGAAAGTACAAACCAAATCAAAAAATAGATAAAAAAGATTTAGAATTAATTATTGATGCTGCAAGATACGCTCCTACAGCAAACAATACACAAGGTTGGGCATTTGTTGTTGTCACTGACGAAAATCTACGTAAACAAATGGCTGAATATGCTCGTTGGGGAAGATTTATAAAAGATGCATCAGCATGTGTAGCAGTATTGTATAAAAAAGATAGTCAATATATAATTGAAGATGGGTCAGCTGCTTCAGCATATATTTGTGTAGCAGCTAAAGCACTAAATTTAGGAACTTGTTGGGTAGCAAGCTATAAAAAGGAACATTCTGAAAAGGTAAAAGATTTATTAAATGTACCAGATAACTATGAACTATTTTCATTAATTGCAATTGGAGTACCTGATGAAGATCCTTCAAGAGAAAAGAAGCCATTAAATGAAATATTGCATTGGGAGAAATTTTAA
- a CDS encoding Lon protease family protein, whose amino-acid sequence MELKLSEIKKEISLDFMQFEDTNSIEPLEDIIGQGRAKKAFEFGLIVNKKGYNLYLCGQTGTGKTSYALERISKLALSRNTPNDWVYIYNFSTPDEPLSVSLPKGVAKEFKKDMDEFIEAILNELPKVFNSEEYENDKNVILNEFQDIKTEMFDKLAQEAKEFEFEIKFTPSGVYFLPILNGKTLTENEYSNLEKSLREDIEKKLKILQQNAVDVLKKIKIIEKQTREKIKDLQRNIAIFTLGHYINEIRNKYKDISKINTFLDNITNDIVNNLELFFEKEEEEQNPYQTFFNTKKISFSPVDKYKVNIIVDNSDIIGAPVIYEPNPTYYNLIGKIEYENEYGVYLITDFSKIKPGALHKANGGYLILQAKDLLSNPQSWEVLKRVLKNGYVQIENMRDVFGLLPTSSLKPEPIPIDIKVILIGNEYIYNLLYELDEDFKKLFKIKVDFDTEMNLNQENILKMIQFISSFCKRENTIPFTKNAIQKVLEYSMRLTENQNKLSTKFNEIVEILSESITWAEIDNQQKVYDIHVIKAIREKEYRSSKYEEKISELINNKIIMVDVDGYNVGQINGLAIISDGDYSFGKPSRITVTTSVGKNGIINIEREVQMSGKTHSKGVLIISGFFTERYAQDMPLTLNATICFEQLYSGIDGDSASAAELCALLSSLSGIPIYQGIAVTGSINQKGEIQAVGGVTKKIEGFYYTCKQLGLNGRQGVIIPTSNIKNLTLNDEVIGSIKNNLFHIWAVSTIDQAIEILTGVKSGEKNTQNEYPVGTINYLVVHKLKKYYSIYEKENKEEH is encoded by the coding sequence ATGGAACTTAAGCTATCAGAAATTAAAAAGGAAATAAGTTTGGACTTTATGCAATTTGAAGATACTAATTCAATTGAACCACTAGAAGATATTATCGGTCAAGGAAGAGCGAAAAAGGCATTTGAATTCGGACTAATAGTAAATAAAAAAGGATATAATCTTTATCTTTGTGGTCAAACTGGAACTGGTAAAACAAGTTATGCGCTTGAAAGGATATCAAAATTAGCATTGAGTAGAAATACACCAAACGATTGGGTATATATATATAATTTTTCAACTCCAGATGAACCATTATCTGTATCTCTTCCAAAGGGAGTAGCAAAGGAATTTAAAAAAGATATGGATGAATTTATTGAGGCTATTTTAAATGAACTACCAAAAGTATTTAACTCTGAGGAATATGAAAATGATAAAAATGTTATTTTAAACGAGTTTCAAGATATAAAAACAGAGATGTTTGATAAATTAGCACAAGAAGCAAAAGAATTTGAATTTGAGATAAAATTTACTCCGAGTGGTGTATATTTCTTACCAATTTTAAACGGAAAAACTCTTACAGAAAATGAATATTCCAATTTAGAGAAAAGTCTAAGAGAAGATATAGAGAAAAAATTAAAGATATTGCAGCAAAATGCAGTTGATGTTCTTAAAAAGATAAAAATAATAGAAAAACAGACTCGTGAGAAAATAAAGGATTTACAAAGGAACATTGCAATTTTTACATTAGGACATTATATAAATGAAATAAGAAACAAATATAAAGACATATCCAAAATAAACACATTCCTTGACAATATAACGAATGATATTGTCAATAATCTTGAATTATTTTTTGAAAAAGAAGAAGAAGAGCAAAACCCATATCAAACTTTTTTCAATACCAAGAAAATATCTTTTTCTCCTGTAGATAAATATAAAGTGAACATTATTGTAGATAATTCAGATATTATTGGAGCTCCAGTTATTTACGAGCCAAATCCAACTTATTATAATCTTATAGGTAAAATTGAATATGAAAATGAATATGGGGTATATCTTATTACAGACTTTTCAAAGATAAAACCAGGTGCTCTTCATAAAGCAAACGGTGGATATTTAATTTTACAAGCAAAGGACTTGCTATCAAATCCACAGTCATGGGAGGTATTGAAAAGAGTATTAAAAAATGGATATGTTCAAATTGAGAATATGAGAGATGTATTTGGATTGTTACCAACTTCATCATTAAAACCAGAACCAATACCGATAGATATAAAAGTAATACTTATAGGAAATGAATATATTTACAATTTATTATATGAACTTGATGAGGACTTTAAAAAATTATTTAAAATAAAAGTTGATTTTGATACAGAAATGAATTTAAATCAAGAAAATATTCTAAAAATGATACAATTTATAAGTTCTTTTTGTAAAAGAGAAAATACTATACCATTTACAAAAAATGCAATTCAAAAAGTTTTAGAGTATTCAATGAGGCTTACAGAAAATCAAAATAAGCTTTCAACAAAATTTAATGAGATTGTAGAAATATTATCAGAATCAATAACTTGGGCTGAAATAGACAATCAGCAAAAAGTATATGATATTCATGTTATAAAAGCAATAAGAGAAAAAGAATACAGATCTTCGAAGTATGAAGAAAAAATAAGTGAGTTAATAAACAATAAGATAATTATGGTCGATGTTGATGGTTATAATGTTGGTCAAATAAATGGTTTAGCAATTATCTCTGACGGAGATTATTCTTTTGGGAAACCATCAAGAATTACAGTTACCACAAGTGTAGGAAAAAATGGTATAATAAATATTGAACGAGAAGTACAAATGTCTGGCAAAACGCATAGTAAAGGAGTTTTAATAATAAGTGGATTTTTTACAGAAAGATATGCACAAGATATGCCTTTAACACTAAATGCAACTATTTGCTTTGAACAACTTTATAGCGGTATAGATGGTGACTCAGCTTCAGCAGCAGAACTATGTGCTTTACTTTCTTCATTAAGTGGTATTCCTATATATCAAGGTATAGCAGTTACTGGTTCAATTAACCAAAAGGGTGAAATTCAAGCTGTAGGAGGTGTTACAAAAAAGATAGAAGGTTTTTATTATACCTGTAAACAGCTTGGTTTAAATGGTAGGCAGGGAGTTATAATTCCAACTTCAAATATTAAAAATCTGACATTAAATGATGAAGTAATTGGTTCTATAAAGAATAACCTATTTCATATATGGGCAGTATCCACAATAGATCAAGCAATTGAGATATTAACTGGTGTTAAATCTGGTGAAAAAAATACTCAAAATGAATATCCTGTAGGGACAATTAATTATTTAGTTGTTCATAAATTAAAAAAATATTATTCGATATATGAAAAAGAAAATAAGGAGGAACATTGA
- the gltX gene encoding glutamate--tRNA ligase, whose amino-acid sequence MVRVRFAPSPTGELHIGGARTALFNYIFARKNDGKFILRIEDTDVSRSKIEWAEGIQKSLSYLGINWDEGPNVGGEFGPYFQSLRKDIYLKFVEKLINEDKAYYCFCSQEDIEKEREQAIKNKVSYRYSKKCRNISIEDAKKRLLNNEKAVVRIKANQNEKIIVNDIIRGKVEFDGSEVDDFIILKSDGNPTYNFVCVIDDHLMNITHVIRAEEHLSNTPKQIYLYNLLGFKIPEFAHVPMILAPDRSKLSKRHGATSVEEFIDKGYLKEALINYLLLLGWSIGEDRTIISLEEAIESFDLQKVSKNAAIYDINKLTWINGYYLKQLEIDELFERMKPFFIKNNIDISKFETSYIKSVLLLVREKVKTLVELVEASRYFFENSFEYEQKGIEKYFTNDKLLMLKNIIPLLNQINDFNRDKIEKVIRNYADSLGVKAAEIIHPTRLAITGRTVTPGLFEIMELLGKDMVISRINRAIEKFYKE is encoded by the coding sequence ATGGTTAGAGTAAGATTTGCACCAAGTCCTACCGGTGAGTTACATATTGGTGGGGCAAGAACAGCACTTTTCAACTATATTTTTGCCAGGAAAAACGATGGAAAATTTATTTTGCGAATTGAAGATACTGATGTATCACGTTCAAAAATAGAATGGGCAGAAGGCATACAAAAAAGCCTTTCTTATTTAGGAATTAATTGGGATGAAGGTCCAAATGTTGGTGGAGAATTTGGGCCTTATTTTCAATCCTTACGAAAGGATATTTATCTTAAATTTGTAGAAAAATTAATTAATGAAGATAAAGCATATTATTGTTTTTGCTCTCAAGAAGATATAGAAAAAGAAAGAGAACAGGCAATAAAAAATAAGGTTTCGTATAGATATAGCAAAAAATGTAGGAACATTAGCATTGAGGATGCTAAGAAAAGGCTATTAAATAATGAAAAAGCTGTTGTTAGGATTAAAGCAAATCAAAATGAAAAGATTATTGTTAATGACATAATACGTGGTAAAGTTGAATTTGATGGTTCAGAAGTGGATGATTTTATAATTTTGAAATCTGATGGCAATCCAACTTATAACTTTGTTTGTGTTATTGATGACCATTTGATGAATATAACACATGTTATTAGAGCAGAAGAGCATTTATCAAATACGCCAAAACAGATATATTTATATAATCTATTAGGTTTTAAAATACCAGAGTTTGCTCATGTACCTATGATATTAGCACCTGATAGAAGCAAATTGAGTAAAAGACATGGTGCTACATCTGTTGAAGAATTTATCGACAAAGGTTACCTTAAGGAAGCTTTGATTAATTATCTATTACTCTTAGGTTGGTCAATTGGAGAAGACAGAACAATAATTTCTTTAGAAGAGGCTATAGAAAGTTTTGATTTACAAAAGGTTTCAAAAAATGCTGCTATATATGATATTAATAAACTCACATGGATTAATGGATATTATTTGAAACAATTAGAAATAGATGAGTTATTTGAAAGAATGAAACCTTTTTTTATTAAAAATAATATTGATATATCAAAATTTGAAACTTCATATATAAAATCTGTTTTATTACTTGTAAGAGAAAAGGTAAAAACATTAGTTGAACTTGTTGAAGCAAGTAGATACTTTTTTGAAAATTCTTTTGAATATGAACAAAAGGGAATTGAAAAATACTTTACTAATGATAAATTACTTATGCTTAAAAATATTATTCCTTTATTAAATCAGATTAATGACTTTAATAGGGATAAAATTGAAAAAGTTATTAGAAACTATGCAGATTCATTAGGGGTAAAAGCAGCAGAAATAATACATCCAACACGTTTAGCAATTACGGGTAGAACTGTTACACCTGGACTTTTTGAGATTATGGAACTACTTGGTAAAGATATGGTAATATCAAGGATAAATAGAGCTATAGAAAAATTTTATAAAGAATAA
- a CDS encoding N-acetylmuramoyl-L-alanine amidase, with protein MRILIVDDAVFIRKILKGIFLELGHEVIAEAATGQEAIKLASSLKPELITLDITMPDIDGLLAMKKIKEVSPDSAIVMVSATSNQSLILEALKNGAENFITKPFTKEKVEEIVISLNDNKEKNNIISDIKIINEELYTTIVFKITSGITYNTFENYSKKNINIRFENCELSADIKDYYKLSNGLVEEIIFKKNSDKSLDLILVTDSKNYQITDKENKLEITIKYEEASIEWLVDQYKILLMNISNQYIKTQKIDEKSISIEIHNKAIFLSELNKKFDDGIIDIIDVKKSMFGYVCTIHFAKPVQYELNENDYSTELIIKQIVELKDFEIINNNDETNINIFLSDYSSHSTTKNEKNNIIIELENVTLSEKLAQQEKYSFDDGLVESLLFSKLNNNVIIEILTDVIRSNISLENNILRINLKANKAYILYDSATSKFIFQNIKKENSELELKDDNKSLSFTISDRYVNLIKDIIPKDDQIVEDIKISKEKNTYYGTILFKKKIKFAIEESKDNKSFYITFSILEDFSIINSFELDNFSKEVKLKIYFDKKMDFIYEHKGDEKYLLLKLLNTKIEKINQSPYTFIDGFIEKIHFYQSGPDTIIEVYSEINDFDITASDECLEIVFKPIISTLDFDIENYKIMFSNLSENSVIISESEEENQINFYINNKELFLTPGVFRFENELIKAIQISKINTGYNVIIFTNKQIKLKILQESNNLILLIKAYCKIDNIEFVNNEEFKINLYYSGDLSYETKNIEQNIIQIDLFDVLFNNINTENLVKNNEIIKNINIFKTDEDKLIIIIEHRLAKININDNKGDSFLEIILQKAFCEVKYLKEDKVIKFEYIVSPAIDFYEFNNLLLIKLFKDINRLKIINADTNDEYIRFIHSYETFDNYIIYILFNKAVKINWLLDQNNLIINFNEKEKKLKNETSNITEICLRESNNTINTTEIKNMQKPIIYLDAGHGGKNFGGVFEKIENGRVQKYFEKDINLNIVQKLAIALKEYGFTVKLTRKEDKDLSTNDRLSIIDPNEPGLFISIHIGTSTNKQIRGLNIYYNYEEKEINIINLAQLIKTKINDKNLTPVKDIVKGNEISILEKSEIPSLLLQIGHGTNIYDLLMLIDEKYTNKLADTIAESIDEHFSK; from the coding sequence ATGAGAATTTTAATTGTAGATGATGCAGTATTTATTAGAAAAATTTTAAAAGGAATATTCCTTGAACTTGGTCACGAAGTTATTGCTGAAGCTGCAACAGGCCAAGAAGCCATAAAATTAGCAAGTAGCCTAAAACCAGAATTAATAACATTAGATATTACAATGCCAGATATTGATGGTTTATTGGCAATGAAAAAGATTAAGGAAGTTTCTCCAGATTCAGCAATTGTTATGGTATCTGCTACATCAAATCAATCGTTAATTCTTGAAGCACTTAAAAATGGAGCAGAAAATTTTATTACAAAGCCATTCACTAAAGAAAAAGTTGAAGAAATAGTTATATCATTAAATGATAATAAAGAGAAAAATAATATAATTAGTGACATTAAAATAATAAATGAAGAACTTTATACTACAATTGTTTTTAAAATTACATCTGGAATAACATATAATACTTTTGAAAATTATTCAAAGAAAAATATCAATATAAGATTTGAGAATTGTGAATTATCGGCTGATATTAAGGATTATTATAAATTGTCAAATGGACTAGTTGAAGAAATAATTTTTAAAAAAAATAGCGATAAAAGCTTAGATCTTATTTTAGTAACAGATTCTAAGAATTATCAAATAACAGATAAAGAAAATAAATTAGAAATTACAATAAAATATGAAGAAGCTTCAATAGAATGGCTGGTTGATCAATATAAAATTTTACTTATGAATATTTCTAACCAATATATAAAAACTCAAAAAATAGATGAAAAATCAATAAGTATAGAAATTCATAATAAAGCCATTTTTCTTTCAGAATTAAATAAAAAATTTGATGATGGAATAATTGATATTATAGATGTTAAAAAATCAATGTTTGGATATGTATGTACAATTCATTTTGCTAAACCTGTTCAATATGAACTAAACGAAAATGATTATTCTACCGAGTTAATAATCAAACAAATTGTTGAGTTAAAAGATTTTGAAATAATTAATAATAATGATGAGACTAATATTAATATATTTTTATCCGACTATTCATCCCATTCAACAACAAAAAATGAAAAAAATAATATAATAATTGAATTAGAAAACGTTACTCTTTCTGAAAAATTAGCACAGCAAGAGAAATATTCATTTGATGATGGGCTTGTTGAAAGTTTACTATTTTCCAAATTAAATAATAATGTGATAATAGAGATTTTAACAGATGTAATAAGGTCAAATATTAGTTTAGAAAATAATATTTTACGTATAAATCTTAAAGCAAATAAAGCATATATATTATATGACTCTGCTACTTCGAAATTTATTTTTCAAAATATTAAGAAAGAAAATTCAGAATTAGAATTAAAAGATGATAATAAATCCTTATCCTTTACTATAAGTGATAGATATGTTAATTTAATAAAGGACATAATTCCAAAAGATGATCAAATAGTTGAAGATATTAAAATATCTAAAGAGAAAAATACATATTATGGAACTATTTTATTCAAAAAAAAGATAAAGTTCGCTATTGAAGAATCAAAAGATAATAAATCCTTTTATATAACATTTAGTATCTTGGAAGATTTTAGTATTATTAATTCTTTTGAATTAGATAATTTTTCAAAAGAAGTAAAATTGAAAATATATTTTGATAAAAAAATGGATTTTATATATGAACATAAAGGTGATGAAAAATATTTATTATTAAAATTGTTAAATACAAAGATAGAAAAAATAAATCAATCACCTTATACATTTATTGATGGCTTTATTGAGAAAATTCATTTTTATCAATCAGGTCCTGATACAATTATTGAAGTATACTCAGAAATTAATGATTTTGACATCACAGCATCTGATGAATGCCTTGAAATTGTATTTAAACCTATTATTAGTACTTTAGATTTTGATATTGAAAATTATAAAATAATGTTTAGCAACCTTTCTGAAAATAGTGTAATAATTTCTGAGTCAGAAGAAGAAAATCAAATTAACTTTTATATTAATAATAAAGAATTGTTTTTAACTCCTGGTGTGTTTAGGTTTGAAAATGAACTTATTAAAGCTATTCAAATTTCAAAGATTAATACTGGTTACAATGTAATTATATTTACAAATAAACAAATTAAGTTAAAAATTTTACAAGAAAGCAATAATTTAATATTATTAATCAAAGCTTATTGTAAAATAGATAATATTGAATTTGTAAATAATGAAGAATTTAAAATTAACCTGTATTATTCAGGTGATTTATCATATGAAACAAAAAATATAGAACAAAATATTATTCAAATAGACCTTTTTGATGTCTTATTTAATAATATAAATACAGAAAATTTGGTAAAAAACAATGAAATAATAAAGAACATTAATATTTTTAAGACAGATGAAGATAAGCTAATAATAATAATAGAGCATAGATTGGCTAAAATAAATATAAATGATAACAAAGGAGATTCTTTTTTAGAAATTATCTTACAAAAAGCATTTTGTGAAGTAAAATATTTAAAAGAAGACAAAGTAATTAAATTTGAATATATTGTATCTCCTGCAATAGATTTTTATGAGTTCAATAATTTATTATTAATAAAATTATTTAAAGACATAAATAGACTGAAAATAATTAATGCTGATACAAATGATGAATATATTAGATTTATTCATTCATATGAAACATTTGACAATTATATTATTTATATATTATTTAATAAAGCTGTAAAAATTAATTGGCTTCTTGACCAAAATAATTTAATTATTAATTTTAATGAAAAAGAAAAAAAATTAAAAAATGAAACTAGTAACATTACAGAAATATGTTTAAGAGAATCTAATAATACTATCAACACTACCGAAATAAAAAACATGCAAAAACCTATTATTTATTTAGATGCAGGGCATGGTGGGAAAAATTTTGGTGGAGTATTCGAAAAAATTGAAAATGGTAGGGTACAAAAATACTTTGAAAAAGATATAAATCTTAATATTGTTCAAAAACTAGCTATTGCTCTAAAAGAATATGGATTTACTGTAAAACTTACTAGAAAAGAGGACAAAGATTTAAGCACAAATGATAGATTATCTATAATTGATCCAAATGAGCCAGGTTTGTTTATAAGTATTCATATTGGAACATCTACAAATAAACAAATTAGAGGATTGAATATTTACTATAATTACGAAGAAAAAGAAATAAACATCATTAATTTAGCTCAGTTAATAAAAACTAAAATTAACGATAAAAATTTAACTCCTGTCAAAGATATTGTAAAAGGAAATGAAATTAGTATACTTGAAAAATCAGAAATACCTTCATTACTTCTTCAAATAGGACATGGAACAAATATTTATGATTTATTGATGCTTATTGATGAAAAATATACAAATAAATTAGCAGATACTATTGCTGAATCTATTGATGAGCATTTTTCGAAATAA
- a CDS encoding N-acetylmuramoyl-L-alanine amidase, whose translation MKICIDPGHGGIDPGAVGINGVLEKNIALDISLKLTNLLKKYNYEVILTRDSDILKWERKNVSSDLKARCDIANVNKCDIFVSIHCNSSQNNNATGIETYYYKTQDKSKELAEIIQQNLIKYTKLINRGVKRANYYVLRNTTMPSVLIELGFINNEKDVKTLVDTKYQNIYAQAIYNGIKEYFKIK comes from the coding sequence TTGAAGATATGTATAGATCCAGGGCATGGAGGAATTGACCCAGGAGCAGTTGGCATAAATGGTGTTTTAGAAAAAAACATAGCACTTGATATTTCTCTTAAATTAACTAATTTACTAAAAAAATATAATTATGAAGTAATACTGACAAGAGATTCGGATATACTAAAGTGGGAAAGAAAAAATGTAAGTAGTGATTTGAAGGCAAGATGTGATATTGCAAATGTTAATAAATGTGATATTTTTGTAAGCATTCACTGTAATAGTAGCCAAAATAACAATGCTACTGGAATTGAAACTTATTATTATAAAACTCAAGACAAAAGTAAAGAGCTAGCAGAAATAATTCAACAAAATTTAATAAAATATACAAAACTTATAAATAGAGGAGTTAAAAGAGCTAATTATTATGTCCTTAGGAATACAACAATGCCTTCGGTATTAATTGAACTTGGATTTATTAATAATGAAAAGGATGTTAAAACTCTTGTTGATACTAAATATCAAAATATATATGCTCAAGCAATTTATAATGGAATAAAAGAGTATTTTAAGATTAAATAA